One genomic region from Candidatus Zixiibacteriota bacterium encodes:
- a CDS encoding lytic transglycosylase domain-containing protein: MIQFDKLGIFLSKPIAVLLVVIYLIQSGLLVYLIKNRFDLEKQVSFQHNRINELEEKLQIFKAIDDFQIGFNDDEVRQVTDVIYSESKKYHYDPMFVLAVILTESSFKRGQISNKGARGLMQVVPFVGKDLADRTGLEWEGSQMLLEPETNIKLGTFHLFEQILKFGDIKKALLAYNMGEAKLRGMIRENKPLPKGYLNKVMENYKMLKETYKV; encoded by the coding sequence ATGATACAATTCGACAAATTGGGCATATTTCTATCCAAACCCATAGCCGTGCTGCTGGTTGTGATATACCTGATCCAGTCGGGTCTGCTGGTTTATCTGATCAAAAACAGGTTTGACCTTGAAAAACAGGTGTCTTTTCAGCATAACCGAATTAACGAGCTCGAGGAAAAGCTCCAGATTTTTAAGGCGATCGATGATTTCCAGATCGGATTCAATGATGATGAAGTCCGCCAGGTCACCGATGTCATATATAGCGAAAGCAAGAAATATCATTATGATCCGATGTTCGTTCTGGCTGTAATCCTGACCGAGTCATCCTTCAAAAGGGGTCAGATCTCCAATAAAGGCGCTCGTGGGCTGATGCAGGTGGTGCCTTTTGTCGGGAAAGACCTTGCCGACCGCACCGGTCTGGAATGGGAAGGCTCACAGATGCTGCTGGAACCCGAAACTAATATCAAGCTGGGGACATTCCATCTTTTCGAGCAAATTCTTAAGTTTGGTGACATCAAAAAAGCCCTGTTGGCATATAATATGGGAGAGGCCAAGCTCAGGGGGATGATTCGGGAAAACAAGCCGCTGCCCAAGGGCTACCTGAACAAGGTCATGGAGAACTACAAGATGCTCAAGGAGACATATAAAGTTTGA
- the bamD gene encoding outer membrane protein assembly factor BamD, whose protein sequence is MKRTLAHAIMLTLLTIFVSNFVGCGGRPSLANLTARELFDKGKAKYSEKDYFDAIEYFQAIVYNYPGESMVDTAQYYLALSYFGNHEYELAQVEFNRLLVNYPSSVYFEHSIFMKAVCFFEGTPRHYGLDQSDLETAIKQFDDFIIDYPEAELVPEAQRYLLLARTRLAKKYYNSGVVYNRLGAYESAGIYFQKVVDDFTDTEFAPQATYKIAEMEYKRRMYSESSKKFANFAAVFPEHEWAAEALEKAPEAAYKSGEESYKAGEFAQAKERLESFLETYPDHEKVDDARKLLEQLKAMPSAEIKKDDDNS, encoded by the coding sequence TTGAAACGCACACTCGCTCACGCAATCATGCTCACGCTCCTGACAATTTTTGTGTCAAATTTTGTTGGCTGCGGCGGAAGACCCAGTCTTGCCAATCTTACTGCCAGGGAATTGTTTGATAAGGGTAAAGCTAAATACAGCGAAAAAGACTATTTCGATGCGATCGAATATTTTCAGGCTATTGTTTACAACTATCCCGGTGAGTCAATGGTCGACACTGCCCAGTACTACCTGGCGCTCTCATATTTCGGCAACCACGAATACGAGCTGGCCCAGGTTGAGTTCAACCGACTCCTGGTGAACTATCCGTCATCGGTTTATTTCGAACACTCTATTTTTATGAAGGCGGTGTGCTTCTTTGAGGGCACTCCTCGGCACTATGGGCTCGACCAATCCGATCTTGAGACGGCCATCAAGCAGTTCGACGACTTCATTATCGACTATCCCGAGGCGGAACTCGTGCCTGAGGCTCAGCGGTATCTTTTGCTCGCCCGTACTCGTCTTGCGAAAAAATACTACAACAGCGGTGTTGTCTATAACCGGCTGGGAGCCTACGAGTCGGCTGGGATATATTTTCAGAAGGTGGTGGATGATTTCACCGATACCGAATTTGCGCCCCAGGCCACCTATAAGATCGCGGAAATGGAATATAAACGGCGCATGTACTCTGAGTCCTCCAAAAAATTCGCTAACTTTGCGGCTGTTTTTCCCGAACACGAGTGGGCGGCCGAGGCCTTGGAAAAAGCTCCCGAGGCTGCTTATAAGAGCGGTGAAGAATCTTACAAGGCCGGGGAGTTTGCCCAGGCCAAGGAGCGTCTCGAATCATTTTTGGAAACTTACCCCGACCACGAAAAAGTAGATGACGCTCGCAAGCTGCTCGAGCAACTCAAGGCCATGCCGTCTGCGGAAATCAAAAAAGATGACGACAACTCCTGA
- the polA gene encoding DNA polymerase I — protein sequence MTSKKTVYLVDGSAVFYRAYFAFIRNPLINSKGENTSATYGFVNSLIKIINDEKPDYIAVAFDTKQPTFRHEMYEEYKSTRAKMPDELVEQLPRIRQAVEALNIASFEREGYEADDLIGTMAKQAEKKGHRVWCVTGDKDFFQLVTDNVGIYNPKGSAGEADKYGPEEVKAKFGVYPELVIDKLALMGDSSDNVPGIPGIGPKTADTLLEQFGSLEAVLEGSDKIKAKGVREKVGSNKDKALLSRELVVIKTDVPMEFDVEQIRRKEINYELAKKLFLELEFNRLLKQLLPEQQASTVEDAAPGVADVEYLCVSSLEELKEVVKELSSKKEIAVDTETTSINALEADLVGVSLAGQARKAYYIPLGHTFDKNKNLPFDSAIKELKKLLENPRVQKGGQNIKYDLHVLRRCGIDITPIGFDTMLASYVLDPSSRENSLNFLAMKYFDYQMQPITDLIGSGKNQKTFDTVSVDKAVFYAAEDADYTFRLRGKLAPLIDDHEMNNLYYNIELPLVKVLADMEQAGIRVDTDFLSGLSGEMDKKIDNLKIEIYKIAGGEFNINSTQQLSHILFEKLNLPTKGKTTKKTGYSTDVKVLEELAEIHPFPKLILEYRQLTKLTGTYIDAIPRLVNPRTGRVHTSFNQTIAATGRLSSTDPNLQNIPVRTEEGRQIRKAFIPADNDHVLLVADYSQIELRILAHYSEDKGLIKAFRDKEDIHARTAAEVYGVDIKKVTPQMRRAAKTANFAVIYGVSAFGLSQQTELDLGESKEFIDTYFERYPGIRQYMDSMKRIAREQGYVTTLFNRRRYLPEITSKNFNVRQFAERIAINTPIQGTAADMIKVAMIKIHKNMASMKSRMVLQVHDELVFDAHKSELDDLRQLVKDGMEKAVKLKVPIVADLGVGDNWLDAK from the coding sequence ATGACTTCCAAGAAGACAGTGTACCTGGTCGATGGCTCCGCGGTGTTCTATCGCGCTTACTTTGCGTTTATTCGCAACCCGCTCATTAACTCAAAAGGCGAAAACACCTCAGCCACCTATGGTTTCGTTAACTCGCTGATCAAGATTATCAACGACGAAAAGCCCGACTATATTGCCGTCGCTTTCGACACCAAGCAGCCGACTTTCCGGCATGAAATGTACGAGGAGTACAAATCGACCCGTGCGAAAATGCCCGATGAGCTGGTGGAGCAACTGCCGCGAATCCGCCAGGCGGTCGAGGCTCTCAATATCGCCAGCTTCGAAAGGGAGGGATACGAAGCGGATGATCTTATCGGTACGATGGCCAAACAGGCTGAGAAAAAAGGTCACCGGGTCTGGTGTGTCACCGGTGACAAGGATTTCTTCCAACTCGTAACTGATAACGTAGGTATATATAATCCCAAAGGCTCGGCTGGTGAAGCTGACAAATATGGCCCGGAAGAAGTAAAGGCGAAGTTTGGCGTCTATCCGGAGCTCGTCATTGACAAGCTCGCTTTAATGGGGGATAGCTCCGACAACGTTCCCGGCATACCGGGCATCGGACCGAAGACGGCTGATACACTTTTGGAGCAGTTTGGTTCGCTTGAAGCGGTTCTGGAAGGAAGCGACAAGATAAAGGCCAAAGGCGTTCGTGAAAAAGTCGGCAGCAATAAAGATAAGGCATTGCTATCCAGAGAGCTTGTTGTCATCAAGACGGATGTTCCGATGGAGTTCGATGTGGAGCAGATCCGGCGCAAAGAAATCAACTACGAACTGGCCAAAAAGCTCTTTTTAGAACTCGAATTCAACCGGCTCTTGAAACAATTACTTCCCGAACAACAGGCTTCGACGGTCGAAGACGCCGCGCCGGGAGTCGCCGACGTGGAGTATCTATGCGTCTCCAGCCTCGAGGAGTTAAAGGAAGTTGTCAAAGAGCTTTCCTCAAAGAAGGAGATTGCCGTCGATACCGAGACGACTTCCATCAACGCCCTCGAAGCTGACCTCGTAGGTGTTTCTCTGGCGGGACAGGCGCGTAAAGCATATTACATCCCGCTTGGCCACACTTTCGACAAAAACAAAAACCTCCCTTTTGACAGCGCTATCAAAGAGCTGAAGAAGCTTCTGGAAAACCCCAGAGTGCAAAAGGGCGGGCAGAATATAAAGTATGATCTGCATGTCCTACGGCGTTGCGGTATAGACATTACGCCAATCGGTTTTGACACCATGCTGGCGTCTTACGTGCTTGATCCTTCCAGCCGCGAAAACTCTCTGAATTTCCTTGCCATGAAGTATTTTGATTATCAGATGCAGCCCATCACGGATCTGATTGGCAGCGGCAAGAACCAGAAGACCTTTGATACCGTATCGGTGGACAAAGCTGTTTTCTATGCCGCCGAAGATGCCGACTACACCTTCCGGCTGCGCGGTAAGTTGGCTCCGCTCATTGACGATCACGAGATGAACAATCTGTATTACAACATTGAACTGCCTCTGGTGAAGGTACTGGCTGACATGGAGCAGGCGGGAATCAGGGTTGACACTGACTTTCTGTCAGGCCTGTCCGGCGAGATGGATAAGAAAATTGATAATCTAAAAATAGAGATTTACAAGATCGCCGGAGGCGAGTTCAATATCAACTCGACTCAGCAGCTTTCGCACATTCTGTTTGAAAAACTAAACTTGCCTACCAAAGGGAAGACCACCAAAAAAACGGGTTACTCGACCGACGTAAAAGTACTGGAGGAACTGGCGGAGATACATCCCTTTCCAAAGTTGATTCTGGAATATCGGCAACTAACCAAACTCACCGGAACTTACATCGACGCAATTCCCAGGCTGGTCAACCCGCGGACCGGCAGAGTGCACACGTCGTTCAACCAGACTATCGCGGCAACGGGCAGACTGTCGTCCACCGACCCTAACCTTCAGAATATCCCTGTGCGCACCGAAGAAGGCCGCCAGATACGTAAAGCGTTTATACCGGCCGACAACGACCACGTCTTACTTGTTGCCGACTACTCCCAGATCGAACTAAGAATACTGGCGCACTACAGCGAAGATAAGGGTCTTATTAAAGCGTTTCGCGACAAAGAAGATATTCATGCCCGCACCGCAGCCGAGGTGTACGGCGTGGACATAAAAAAAGTTACGCCTCAGATGCGTCGAGCGGCCAAAACGGCCAATTTCGCGGTCATCTATGGAGTGTCGGCTTTCGGTCTGTCGCAACAGACCGAACTTGACCTCGGTGAATCGAAAGAGTTCATTGATACCTACTTCGAGCGCTACCCCGGCATACGCCAGTACATGGACAGTATGAAACGGATCGCGCGCGAGCAGGGTTATGTGACCACGCTGTTCAATCGGCGCCGCTATTTACCCGAAATAACCAGCAAGAATTTTAATGTCAGGCAGTTTGCCGAACGCATTGCCATAAACACGCCCATTCAGGGAACAGCCGCCGATATGATCAAGGTTGCCATGATAAAGATTCACAAGAACATGGCGTCAATGAAATCCCGGATGGTTCTTCAGGTTCACGACGAATTGGTGTTCGACGCTCACAAGAGCGAACTCGACGATTTAAGGCAGCTGGTCAAAGATGGTATGGAAAAGGCGGTGAAGCTCAAAGTCCCTATTGTGGCCGACCTCGGAGTGGGGGATAACTGGCTCGACGCCAAATAA
- the nadD gene encoding nicotinate-nucleotide adenylyltransferase gives MTTTPEKGENWGILGGTFDPVHTGHITLANDICIAKGLDGVLLVPAGNHPFKEGTIYASFEDRVQMLKLAVANHDCLGVSKIEQQNNLSGYTLDTIRAVKKRHPGVTFYFIIGADNISQIRNWHRFEKIFDEIHIVAGTRPSYTLDHHGDAVLSRIEFVETSAVNVSSSEIRQLIGQGGDLSVLDRWVGSEIKEYIIRRKLYR, from the coding sequence ATGACGACAACTCCTGAAAAAGGAGAAAACTGGGGAATTCTGGGGGGAACGTTCGACCCTGTCCACACGGGACACATCACACTCGCCAACGACATCTGCATTGCCAAAGGCCTCGACGGGGTCCTGCTTGTCCCGGCCGGTAACCACCCGTTCAAAGAAGGCACCATCTACGCCTCCTTCGAAGACCGGGTGCAGATGCTGAAACTTGCCGTCGCGAATCATGATTGTCTTGGTGTCTCTAAGATTGAACAGCAAAACAATCTTTCCGGATACACCCTTGATACTATCAGGGCCGTCAAGAAACGGCACCCGGGGGTTACGTTCTATTTCATCATTGGCGCCGATAACATCTCGCAAATCAGAAACTGGCACCGGTTCGAGAAAATATTCGATGAAATCCATATCGTGGCCGGTACCAGGCCGTCATACACCTTGGATCACCATGGCGACGCTGTTTTAAGCCGTATTGAATTTGTCGAGACCTCTGCGGTTAACGTGTCATCGAGCGAAATCAGACAGTTGATCGGCCAAGGTGGTGATCTCAGCGTTCTGGACCGATGGGTGGGGAGCGAAATCAAAGAGTATATTATAAGGCGAAAGTTGTACCGGTGA